TTCATAATCACAACCAAGCACCGCATTTTTACGCGTCCCCATGACGCTCATGAGGTGCAGGTCTTTTTCCTCAATCTCCTCAAAAAGCTCCATCTGACGATAAATATCTCCGCTATCAGCTTCCTTAAGAATACGTGCCAATTTTTCAGGAGTAAGCCCATTACTTGGATATGTACTATATTTATCCCTTATGCTCGCAACTGCAATTTCATCTTTTATCGGACGCATACCACTTGTTTTAATTGGTTTGCCAAAACTATCTAAAATCAATTAATATGCCCCCTTTCGCTTAAATCGTTTTTTAGCAACACTTTTATACTCAACCGGTACAAATTCTGCCTGTCCTGCATGAAGTCCTAAAGCTGCTGCCCAAAACCTATCCGCATGACCGTTTTCGTTGCGATCAGCATCATAACGAATATTACCCGCTGCCGTAACAAGTTTCTTTACACTATGCAAATCGTTTCGGATTGCTTTTACAACTGGAATTCTTGCTTGCTTATCCTCAAAAATCTGCTTCATATTAACGGCCATTTGTGCCTTTGATGCTGAGGTAAATGTTACCTGCTCTACTCTTGATTTTCCAAAATCAAGCTGTGCATCTTCTGCCAAGTTTGCTCCAATCCCCGTACAATCAATACATGCACGACGAAGTTTGAGCAAACGTAGATATTCATACAAAATCTTTTTCTGTGACCGAAATTTCATTTTTACTAACTCATGAACAGCTCTTGTATAAAACACATCACCAAGCTTCTCCCAAAGCCAGATTACTGATAAATCTTTTTTTCTCCCAATATCTAATCCTAAGAAAAGGTCTCCAAAAGGATTAAAAAACTCCGGTAAAATGATGGATGTTTCTTTTTCGCATTCACACCCTGCAATAAGTTCATAGGTAAGATAAGCACTTGCTTCATCAAGAAATTCGCAACAATACTCTTGTAGCCAGTCATCTTCACTATCGCAACCTTCTCTAAGTTCCTCAATGTCGATTGGTAGCCCATCTGCAACTGCTTTATAAATATCTACTTCGTGCTTGCTCCAGCGGTTATCACCGCTCCATAGCTCGTAAAACTTTCCGCTTTTACCATTTGGCGTAGAGATTACACGAATTTTATACCCTCTTGTAATTGTCGGATAAAGTGCTGTCCAAATCTTACGGCTGTCTCTGTGAAAGGCAAATTCATCTAATACGACATTTCCTGAAAATCCTCTTGCTGTATCAGGATTTGCAGGAAGTCCAATGATTTTTGAACCATTTGGCAAATTAAGTTCCAGCATTTTATATGCACGATTATCATCAATCTGAAATTCATCTTCGATAACCTCACATACATGTCCAATCGCCTTTGCGTGCATCTGTACCTTTTCCATGAGCTCCTTAGATTGCCGTTCACCACGGCTTAAAAGCACCCATAAGGTTTTATGCTCAACTGCATCGAGTACAACCTCTAAAGCTACACCAAAAGAAAATCCCGTCTGCCTGCCCTTGTTTGCAATTTTGAAACGACTCTTATCGCTGATCCACTCTTTTTGATACTGATAAAGCGGAACAAGACCACTAAGTTGTGATGCCATAAATCTGTTCCTTGATATATGATAATGTTTCCGGATCTAAATTTTTCTTTCCAGCCGTTTTAGATTCAATATTTCTCATTGCTTCATCCGCTTTACGTTTTGCTTCAAGTTTGAGCTTTTCACGCTGTACTGCCGATCGTTCCAAAAGTGCTAACGCCTTTAAAATTTCACCGGTCTTTGTATCATCAAGATTTTCAGTCAAAACTAATTTTTCCATGATTAGTTGTAAGGCAAGCTGCGTTGCTGCTTCGGTCATTTCCAAACTTGGACCATCTTTAGATTCCGTAACAATCGTTTTAGCCTGTTCACGCACGATTTTTAGTCGTTCCAGTTTTGTTAAAAATGTTTTACCATAACGCCCAACACTAGATTTACTAATCTCATGCCCTTCACCGCGAACATAGACTGCAATCTGCTCGTATGTTTCACCATTAACCAATCTTTGATTAATTGCTTCAACAAGTTCCGCTGGTAAAATACTTGTGATTTTACTATGAGTCCGCCTAGCCATCTAAATCCACTCCTGGATCAGCGTCAATGCTTCCTTCTAGCAAATCTTTTCCTTTCGCAGTTAATTTAACTAAGCACCTTGTAATTCCAACCTCTGGTGAATTAACATCCTTCATTTCCACATAACCCTTTTCTGCTAAATAGGCTAAATACGTTTTCACTTGTGGCGGTGAACAACAATACTGCACATCAGTCAAAATTTCAGATATCAAATGATCACCTGTAAGATTTGGATAGTTGATATCTAAAATTTTCATAATGCGACCACGAATTTCTCTTGCTACATGACCCCTCAACCTCTTTCACCACCCGATAACAATTTTGCTACATTTTCATTAATATGAGATACATCCGTTGTTAAACGATCAACTTTAGTATCTAAATTAGATATGGCACGCAGGAAATCATCACGAAAAACATAAGTATGCGGAAGCTGATTTTTCATCTTTTCCAAATTTTCTTGTGTCTTTTTTATTTCTTCGTGATTTTCTTTCATTTTTTCTTTTATGCTACTTTGTAAATCCCGAAGAAAATAACCAATACATCCTATTGCACCAACCAAAACAGACATAATCAAATCTTGCACACTCATTAGAATTTCACCTCAACCCCTGCGCCATAGAATTCTTTGATTTTAGGGACTTTGCCAATGAGTTTGTATTCAATATTTCCATGATTGCGAATAACGCCAGCACTTGCCACAAACCCTTGATTGGTTAGATATCCACCAATTAAAATATTTTTCTCATTTTCAGCTAACCGATAATTTACTTCGTGATTGACTAAATCCGTAACATCAATAGTTGCATTCGTAGAAACGCTGCCAACTAATTTTCCATCTTCAAATTTAGTCGTTTCGCCTTTAAGTCCATCAAGCTTGTAATCATTACCGTTATATTTCATTGAAATACTTGGTGGCGAAACGGCAAGGTCAATGTCCGTTTGTTCCTTTGCCGTGACTTCATTCCCAGCCGAATCCCGATAAATAATCGTTTCTTTCGGCACATACTGAATTTTTGTTTCTGTCACCGTATCAGTGAGGATAGTTGGTGACTTATTTTTTTCCTGATTAAATTTATCCTGTAATGCTAAATAATTTGCATTTAAACCTTGTAACTTTTCAACATATTGATGCGAAAGGTACAAATAGCAACCAATCGCACCAGCAATACCAATAAGAAAAAGTAAGACTACTTTTCTTTTATCCACTGCCCAGCCCTCCCAACTACTCTTTAAAGTAATTTTGTTACGCCAAATCCAACTAACACGCCAACCCCAAAGCAAACAATAGCTGTCTTTTTTACTTGACGATTTGCGTATTTTTCAACCTCATTACGCGTTTTCTGATTAAATTGATTTAAACTTTTTTCTGCACTAAGCAAAAATGTAATTGCTTTGTTAAACATATAAATCCCTCACTTTTAATTATTTTGATACCAGATTGCCTTGCCACGGATTGTTTGCAATAACGCATACAAGTTGTCTCCTGGACATGCTGTACAATTCGTATCACGATGTCCAACTACAAATTTCTCTGTAATATCTAGCCCATATTCCATACAAAGTTTAGCCAACAGCAAGGCTGTACTTTCAATCTGTTCTGGTGTTGGATTTCCCACATCGAAATCACCGCTTACATGAATACCAATACTTCGGCTATTCGTTTGATCATCATGCGCACCAACGCACCAATGTGGTCTTCCCACTTCAATAGTGCCATCTTTTGAAATTACATAATGATAGCCACATCCACTCCACCCCTGATTAAGATGCATTTTATGAATGTCAGTAGCATGGTAATCTCTATCTACGCCATCTCCCGTGTGATGAATCACAATTAAATTTGTTTTTGTACGATCTGTTAGACTTTTAAAATTCAACCCAAAATCTTTGATTTTTACATCACGCATAGATTAAATTCCTCTCCTTTCCGATTGTTCCGATTGTATTTTGTTCCCGTTTAAATACTTGTCCCCAACCTTTCCCACTGTCGCACAAGTAATCGTGAAAGATGCGAAAATGGAATACCCTCCCCAATCAATGTTTAAACAAGCTAAATACATACTGACAATTGCAAATGTAATAAATGAACAAAATGAAATTGTGTTCACTAGACTTGCCTTGCCATCATAGCCATACAAACAATCCTTAAAAAATTCTTTCATTCCCTCACCACCTCCCAGATAAAATAAAAAATCCTAGTACGAACTTTTCAGTTCATACTAGGATTTTACTTGTTTATTTATAAAGCATCATTATATAGCACTTTAGAAATTTACTTTACAGATTTACTTTATCTTGAAAAAGGGATATTTGATTTTTTTCTAGCTGTTCTTTTGTGATAATATTTCTAATCCACATTTCCGACAAATTATATTGTAGAGCCAGCTCCTTATAATTATTTCCGTTAAATTGTTTTACGATTATCCTGTCACGCGCTCTGGCAATGACATTATCAAACTTGGGAACGTAAAACGATGTTCCACCTAATTCATCACTTAACCTGACAAATGCCTCTATTCCCATTATGTTAGCAGCATCAAGACAATATGGTGGCAAATCGCTCATTGTCATTTCTTTAATTAACGCTTTGCGACCTTCGCTATTCATTTTTACCTCCCAATTCTACAACGATTTTTTCTTTCTTGCAAGCATTGCTTTCAATCCTTCTATCACTTTGCTCGTCTCATCACGCGTTTGTGGCCACGGCTTTTTAATCACTCGTCTGCAAAAACCTTGCTGACGTTCAGGTTCTAACATTTCCATATCTATAAACAATTGATTGACCTTATTAAGTTGCGCTGGATAAGGAAGACCATTTGGATCAGCGTATAAAGGTTTATTTTTTTGATATACTCTTTTCGCTTTATTTTTAAAACCAATCTTTTCAAGGTAAGCCATGACACTTTTAAATCCATCCGCTGTAAGATTTTTAGCAGACTCTACGCCTCCATATAAATCTAGTACACTCCTGTAATCCATATCATCTAACCCAAGCTGACTTTTAGCAATATGTAGTAAAGCTAACTGCTTTGACGTGATTTTTTCTTTTGAATTTTTTAATGCCCCCATAACTTATCCCGCCTTATTAGAGTTAAGCGTAAGACTAAGCGATTCTTCTAGCCAAATTGCTTTTTTAATTTCTTCAACATTCAACTTTTCTAAATCAAAAAATCTAGCAATTAAATCATAGTTTTTAGCTTCTTTTATTGCATCCAGTTCTTCTTCTAATTCGCCAGGGCAGCCAAAACTTTCAAGCAAATTCTTATCCGACGCATAATCACCCTTCAATTTTTTCTTAGCTACTTTGGCTGCTTTATCGTCTAACCCTAAGCTAATTAAAATATTGTGAATATTATGCTGTTTGTAATCACCCTTGCAAATTGCAATTAAAGCCTGTTTAAACCGCGTTTCAACATCATATTTTACCTCTAATTTTCTCATAATTTTATCTTCAGCTAAGGTCGAATCCGTGTCATTATCCAAAACATTTTTAAGTTTTTCGTAATTATCCACTTCAAATTTAGTCTTATACGATACTTCGCAACTGCCAGAATCAGAAGCAAATTTGACATATTTGATATTTTTATTCTCAATATCTGCAATTGCTTTGCTCTGAAGCTTTGCTTTCACCATATCCAGCATTTTTTTATGATTTTTGTTCACTCCATCAAGCATAATTGCTACATTAACTAACTTCTCTACATCTTCACATTGATTTATATAGTCAGAAAAACTCTCAACGTTAGTAAAATCCATACCCTACGCCTCCCATACTTTCAATAATTCAAGCGTACATTTACGGCAAAGATACCGACCTTGATACATTTTCACATTATCACTGCATCCACAAAAAATGCAATTACCTTCCGTCCGCTTCATGACGATGCTCCCCTCGTCATTCACGCTCACATTAAATTTGTCCCCTGCTTCCATTCCATAATCACGGCGAAGAGCAGCAGGAACGGAAATCCCGCCTGCTCTCGTCATTTTTTTATTGAAATCCATCAATATTCCTCCTCTTCGCTAGCATATTCAAGTACTATATTATGGTCATCGAGAACCAATTTAGCCCCTGTTGTATAAAGCTTAAATAAAGTTGCTTCAACTCCATATAATCCACCCATGATTGTACGATTGTTAAACTCACAATCTCTAATCCTAACACTTGTAACTATACCCTCTTTATTTACAGTTAACCTATATTTGCATCTATATTCCTCAACATCTTCTTTTGGATCGAAACAAATAAATATTAAGATACCATTAGGGTCTGAGCAATGGAAAGACATCTCTTTTCCCCAATAATCATCGTCATATTCTGTAACATGATCTTTCATTTCTCTAATGATCTCCGATAACTTATATTCAGTTTTGGTATCGCATAACAAAGCATTCATTTCATTCTTTATTTTTTCGATTCCACATATACTAACCTCTTCTTGTAAATAATCGTTAATTGCGTTCATCACCATTACGTTGTAACTACTAATATTTAATTCTTCTAAATTAATATTAAGTTTTTCTTTAATTTTAGACTCTAAATCTTTACTAAAATCACTATAGGAAGAAAATAGATCAGAAACAACACTCGAAATTGTTTCCTTTAGTCTTTTTTCAACAACTTCTTCAAGATACCCGTCGGCTTCAATTTTAGCCAATTTATCATTTACGATTTTATTTAAATCCATTAATAATCCCCCTTCTACTTGAATAGCAACCTTTTCACCCAACCAATAAATCCTTTTCGCCTAGCTCCCATATGCAAATTTTCTATACTATAGCCGTTTTTCGTAAGTTTCTTCATCATACGCTGATAATCACTTTCTTAGCTGAACGTATATGCTCAATTGCTATAGCTTCCTTACATTGATTTGCAATTGTCCAAGCAAAAAGAAATAATTTGACCATGATTCTAAATGCCCCAATAGAATTTGCCACCTTGTAAAGCTCGTTTAAACAATCTTCGTCAAGCTCAACTCCATTTTGCAATACAATTGCCTTTACATCTTCCATTTTTACCTTCATATCTAACGCAATTCGTACTGCACGACTGAAAAATTGACCAGTGATTGTTTTATTTCGTTCTGTAATACTTTCCATAATTGCAGGATTTCCAACTAAAACAAGTGGACATTTCGTTGCATCATAGATACGTCTAAGCGTTTCAAGTCCATCTAAGCGTAAAAAATGTGCTTCATCAATGAGAATCGGTCTATTTGTATTTTTAAGAATAGCAATAATGTTCTTTTCAAGGCTTTTATTACGACCTTCAGCTTTTTTATTGAGAGCTTCCAATATTTCTTCCATCACATCACGACCACTGCGAATATTAGGACTTGCAGTGAAAAATAAGCTATTAGGATTTTCCGCAACCCATTTATTTATCGTCACTGTTTTTCCAATGCCTGGCGCACCGTAGATTACAATTACATCATTTCTATCATTTGCATATTGAAGACCAAACCACATTTCTTTCATCACTGCCGTCACTACGCGTTCAGGTTCTTTTACCGAAAACACTGCTTCTTTACGTGTTTCCTCAATTCCAAGCACTGCCATAATCTTTTTCGCTACATTTTCAACGCGTCCATGGTATTTATTTGCTAAGAAACTAGATAATGAACCGCCTGAAATTCCTGCCATCTTAGCAAATTTCTCCTGAGAAATTTCTTTATGCATATCTAAATAAGCATTCACTTTTTCTATGATGATAGAAATATCTAACTCTTGATTTTCCATACTAAAAATCCCCTTTCCGCTTTTCTATTTTTGCCTTTGCCATAATCTCAAATGGATTTATATCATCCGTTCCTGTCGCTTTCATTGCCCGAACTGCCTCTCTACCTGCTTGCGGTAATGGAACCATTTCAACAACTTTATTTGGTGTAACATCAGCAGCAATATTGCCATATAGCTTGTAAAGTTCAGTAATATCAGCCGGTGCAAGCGGTTTTACTTTCTTTGTCGCTTGATAAGACGGATGATTTAACACTGCTTTTTTCTCAATTGCTTTACGTGCCATTTCCGCGCCCAATACTTCTTTATCTGCATTAATCGCAGCTATCGCCTCAATTCTATTTGCTTCACCCAAATATTCATCCTTCGTTGTATATAACCAAATCTTACTTAAATCTTCCTCACGATACCGCACGTAAACAGCTTGTCCTTTTTTGAGAATCGAATCTTTTAAGTAGTATTCACTACCTTTGAAGGCAACACCGTTACGTCCAATCTTGAATGGATTCGTTGATTTCATGAAAAATAACCGCATTACACTTGGATCAGCTGTACGCATTGGAAGTCGCGTCCGCATAAAGGTTGCATCTGGACATTCCCCTTCACGCCCTTTACCTTGCGAAACCTGTTTATTTAGTACGTTTTTCGCCCAATCATTAAAGATTTGCTTGAACTCATCCAAGCTAACTCCGTATTTTTTCGGCTGTTTGAGTTTCTTTTCTAAATCGTCAGGACGCTCTTTTGCATTACGTCCGCAATAGGTCGGAAAAGGCTTGGAAAACCATTCGACAACGTTTCTAAATTCACGTTCAACTACTTTCGCCCTTGCATTTTCAACTATGGCAAAATGCGTTTTTACTTTTAGTCGTTCCATGAGCGTTGCCGTTCGTTTCCCTTCTTCGATCAGCAATTCCTTATCTTCTTCGGTTAGCTTTTTCCCCCGATTGCCCCGGCCTGCAAATTTATGCGAACAATAATCACGTCCGTTATCTATATAGATATCTCGTGGCAAGCCAATCGCTGGATCAAGTGCAGCATTTGCAAAAGCTGCAATAATTTCATCCGTGCATGGGGAAAGATTTACCGTCCAGCCAACTAGCTTCCGACTTCTCATATCCATCCAAGCCGTCAGCCAAGGTCTTGTCCATTTTGGCTTTTCAACTGAACCTGTATTAATAAATAAATCAAACACATGATGATCACCGACAAAAACCTCACCTGCTGAAATGCTTTCATAGTCACGCTGCGTATATGCTTGGCTGTTATCATAGAAGTTCTTTTCTCCGAAGCGTTTGAGTCTGCGAACCGCTTCGGGAATATCCTGCTTTGCCATGCGTGCTACCGTCTTCAAAGAAGGAATCTCCCAGCTTTCTTTTTTCGCTTCAAGTTCAAGTAACCGATAACAAAAACCAATACTAGGTCTTGTTAGTTGTAGATACTGTCCGCAGAAAAAATCCCATGCGTTAGCATCTATTGCCCGTTGCTCTTTTCGCTTGCCGTAGCCTGTGAGTAGTCCCATCAAGCCATCTTTTTTATATTGACGACCCCAATTATACAGCGTTGATTTAGATATCACTTCATCTGGATGCGCTTCGTTCCACACCGTTACAAAGTTGTCCGTCAATACCGTTTTCTTACCAGCCACGGCGATATATGCTTCATATTGCTTTAGAATTTGATATCTACGATTTGCTATATCTCGTTGCCACTGCGCCGCAGTATCATATTCGTTTGATACTACGCGTTCTGGTTCATCAATTAGCTTATTAGCTACCATATACTTAGTTTGTGCTTCAAGTTTCAAGCTAGATAGTGCTATTTTAGCTATTTGTCCGCTTTTTCCACCCCGTACCCCCTCAACATATTGAACATTTTCATATTTTCCTGACGAAATATTCTTTTGAACAGCCCGCTCGCTTATCCCAAGTAATTCAGCAGTTTCAGCTGTATTTAAAAAGTATTCAGCCATTTACAGCACGTCCTTTAACAAAAGACTGCCGAATATAAGCTTTACCGTCCATGATATACTTGATTTTCTTTATTCCGTTGATAATAGAACAAACCATGATTACTTTCACTGTACATCACCCCGCAAACCATTCCATTCATTTGTAAGTTGACGCTTCTTTTTTTGTATCGCCTTTTCTGCCTGGGACAATCGCCCAAGTTCTAATAGATAGATTTCATCTGATTTCACCATTCGTCCACCCGATGCAGAAACTAAGATATCCAGCATGGTATAGTCCTTCGTTATCTTGCAAAAAATCGGGAAGTATTCGGCAGGCATCCGATACCCTTCTTTTGATTCTGCCGTATAGGCATTTAGCATACTTTCTGTTATCTCCATGCCCAAGTATTCTGACATTCTCCCTGCAATTTCATATCGCTTTAACCCGCAGTTTTTAATTGCTTCTGAAATTGCATCCTTTATCCGTAAGCCCAACGGCTTAGTTTCTTTTTGATAATCTTCTTTAGCAAATTTTTTAGGATTGATTTCTTCAATCATTTCAAATAAATTTAGCTGATTTTCTTTAGCCACATCTATTTTTGTTTTACGTTTTGCCATTTTCAAAACCGCCAATCTAAGGTATACTTTGTTTAAAGTAATTTATTCAATTACTTTATTGTAGTGAATGTAAAGTAACATGCGTCCAAACATACGTACTTTACATTCACGCTACATAAGATGACCAAATTTCATCAATGTCCTTGCCAAGGATTCTAGCAATTTCTTCTTGAATCCGACGGCTCTTCGACCGTCCATGAATAACTTGATGTATCATCACATGAGATACATCAAACTTACGAGCAATAGACATCTGCGTAACCCCCTTTAACCGAAACACCGCCAAAATTTCATTTGCCGTCATACTACCACCTTCTTATTAAAATTTTCTTTGCTATCCACTCTACTCCATCGAACTTTTTATATGCGTACTATTTTCTACCTATAATTATATTTGGAGAATAAAATGAAAACAGAATCAAAACCTACAAAAATTAAACTTCCACCCGTCAGATTAGACGTTGAAACCTTGTTCAACATTGAAGAACTTGCAAATAAATACTACAAAAAAATAACATTCAAATTAGAGAATACAACTCATACATATTCTTTTAACTCCATAACAGAGATAAACTCTATAAAAGACTATCGTTTTCACAACATGTATATCACTTTTGATGAATATCCTCATCCAATATCAATTAATCTTTCTAATTTACATGGTGAAATTATCATCTCTACAGATTCACCCCAAGACTTAGGTACAGCTGCAAAATTGAAAGCATTATTCACCGATACTTCTTCAATATTTATAAAACTTCTTTATCACAATGAAAGTATAATTTTTATACCTCTACTTTTTGCTTGTTTGTCTTTAATTTCTTGTTATCTATTTTTTTCTACACAAACCATAATCTCTATTTCATCATTCGTATACTTACTAACTACGATGATTATCACTATAAAGACTGTAAAATTTCCCAATTATTCTATAATATATATTAGAAAAAAGCCTCTTACTTTTATGCAACTTATAAAAATAGAGAAGAAAACATTAATAATATATTTTATTTTTCCTATAGTAATTGCAGTACTTAGTTTTTTATTGGGCAAACTTTTTAAATAAAATTTTTTAGCATAACTACTATAGCCCAAGAAATAATTATTGATATTAATGGAATAATTATAAAAAAACTAATAAATTCCTCACTGGTTTGTAAATATTTAAAATCTGAACCAATCCAAGAAAAACTACAAGAAACTAACCACATAAAAATTATTTTTTTTAACAAATGTATCACCTTTCCAAAACTTTAACTTACACTTCCATACATTCAACAACCCCCAATTTTTAAACCTACCGCCGACACAAATTTCACTCTAATTTTTTGCCCGTAGATGTAAAAATTCAGAAAGGTGCTGATTGTCATAGAATATATACAAGATAAAGAATTTTTTCATATCAGCGTACCAAAATTTTATTCTCAATTTCCAGAATGGTCTCTTAATGAGACTCGATTTATTGGGAAAACTACTAATCCCTTTTTTTCTTATTATGATAAAACAAGCTATCAAGTTCTAGACAAAACCAAGACTACTGCTTATCCATTTAATAAAATTGCAAATGTAATGAATGAAATTATATCCGGACGAACCCAAATACCACATGATTTACCGAACTTTTATCACTGCAATCCCAATCGCTGTTTTTCTGAACTTTACAGTTATTTCAAAGATTATCTACTCTTAACGAGGGAATGGATATATGAAGAAGTACGGAAAGAATCGTTTCCACATCTACCTTCAAGGCAAAAAGGCCTTTGGGTTATTCCTATAAACGAAAGTCTTAAAGCTTCCTTAACCTTCTGGGAAAAAAACCTAGTCTCTAATGAAAATGCTAAATTTTTAAAATTAAAATTAACTGGAAAATTACACTTAACTAGTGAAGAGTTTCTTTTAAGTGACTCACTATCTTTAGATCAATTTCGACAAACTGCATTTAAATACTGGCTTGGTTGTAATAATCCTAAAAATCCAGAACAATTAGAATGTATTTTTGAAGGTTTTGCCTCTGTAACCCATATCTATGACTCCCTAGAAGAAATTAATTTTTAATATTAATTTCTTAAACACTATGATTATTGTTAGAAATATCTGTCCGTTTTAAAGCTTCTTGAAAAGATATCGATGGTTTATTTTCCATCTCTACTATAACAGGCAGAATCTGTTTTATAACTTCCGCAGTAATCAACGATGCAATTTTTACAATTCTATTTTCTTCTATCACATTATCATCCCTTCGCCTATTATTTTGTGCTATATTCAATTTTCAGTAAGCCAACCCACTTCTCCACTCTGCCGACGCGTATTAAAAATTTTCCGTCCATTTGGACAAGCTTCAGTTATACAATTATTTTTTTCCCTTGCCCTGCACCGTTTCAAAGTTGGGCTTTATGGGAATACTTAACTTATATATTCAACTTACATTTTTATTCTACTCTAATATATGAGTAAAGTCAACTCTTTTATATGAGTGAGGTGATTTATTTGCAAATTACAAATGAAAATAAGATTATAATAGATAGGATTCGTGATTTACGTATAAAAAACGGACTATCCCAAGCTAAATTTGCTCAATTAATTAATGTATCATCTGGCAATGTAGGTTCATGGGAAACATATAAAACTCTCCCCGGTGCTATTGCTTTAAAAAACATTGCTCTAAAATTAGAGTGTTCGTTAGATTGGCTTATATTAGGCAATGAAGAAAAAAAACTTATTTTACCAGAACAAAAAAACGAGGTCATTTTCGACCCCGAGCTAAAGCGTATGATAGACATTTTAAAAGAATTAATGACAAATGAAAATCCACATATGAGAAGTTGGGCAATTATCCAAT
This genomic interval from Selenobaculum gibii contains the following:
- a CDS encoding DUF2441 domain-containing protein; the protein is MLIVIEYIQDKEFFHISVPKFYSQFPEWSLNETRFIGKTTNPFFSYYDKTSYQVLDKTKTTAYPFNKIANVMNEIISGRTQIPHDLPNFYHCNPNRCFSELYSYFKDYLLLTREWIYEEVRKESFPHLPSRQKGLWVIPINESLKASLTFWEKNLVSNENAKFLKLKLTGKLHLTSEEFLLSDSLSLDQFRQTAFKYWLGCNNPKNPEQLECIFEGFASVTHIYDSLEEINF
- a CDS encoding helix-turn-helix domain-containing protein, translating into MQITNENKIIIDRIRDLRIKNGLSQAKFAQLINVSSGNVGSWETYKTLPGAIALKNIALKLECSLDWLILGNEEKKLILPEQKNEVIFDPELKRMIDILKELMTNENPHMRSWAIIQFEKAFSEVCATYDEKKQHA